The following are from one region of the Candidatus Acidiferrales bacterium genome:
- a CDS encoding type II CAAX endopeptidase family protein has protein sequence MRPGLRAILFLALTLVLYYLTVGAFAVWPGALPGRSALVWVGIWRGVQLVILLIVSRFMVVWFDRRSFRTLGLWNYPGFARELAMGAALGSATVTAGAILLLASGRLVIVTWTDNWKETTVAAATGFLLVAIAASWEEILFRGYPFQRLIESLSPVASVAIFSTFFGLMHKSNPDATPLSVANTVIAGTFFAVAYLKTRGLWLPLGFHIAWNYVQGCLFSLPVSGIRMYRPAAILEWRPPVWLSGGGYGLEGSVVTTLLLAALTLWLVRTRRVSPSAAMREVLK, from the coding sequence TTGCGGCCTGGCCTTCGCGCCATTCTTTTTCTGGCCCTCACACTGGTCCTCTACTACTTGACGGTCGGAGCTTTTGCTGTTTGGCCCGGAGCCCTCCCCGGCAGGAGCGCTCTCGTCTGGGTTGGGATCTGGCGAGGCGTCCAGTTAGTCATCCTGCTGATCGTCTCCCGTTTCATGGTCGTCTGGTTCGACCGCCGCAGCTTCCGCACGCTCGGGCTGTGGAACTATCCCGGCTTCGCGCGCGAACTGGCGATGGGGGCAGCGCTTGGCTCGGCGACAGTGACCGCCGGGGCGATTCTGCTGCTTGCGTCGGGCAGGCTGGTCATCGTCACCTGGACGGACAACTGGAAAGAAACCACCGTCGCTGCGGCGACTGGTTTCCTGCTGGTTGCGATAGCTGCGAGCTGGGAAGAAATTCTCTTCCGCGGCTATCCTTTTCAGCGGCTGATCGAGTCGCTGAGCCCGGTTGCGAGCGTTGCGATCTTCTCCACGTTTTTCGGGTTGATGCACAAGAGCAACCCTGATGCGACACCTCTCTCGGTGGCGAACACGGTTATCGCCGGGACTTTCTTTGCCGTGGCCTATCTCAAGACCCGGGGCCTTTGGCTGCCCCTGGGGTTCCACATTGCGTGGAATTACGTGCAGGGCTGCCTGTTTTCGCTGCCGGTGAGCGGCATCCGCATGTACCGCCCGGCCGCTATCCTCGAGTGGCGTCCGCCGGTTTGGCTATCGGGAGGTGGCTACGGCCTTGAGGGGAGCGTGGTGACAACCCTCCTGCTTGCGGCCCTCACCCTATGGCTTGTACGGACCAGGCGCGTTTCTCCTTCCGCCGCTATGCGAGAAGTTCTAAAATGA